The proteins below come from a single Chryseobacterium nepalense genomic window:
- a CDS encoding phytanoyl-CoA dioxygenase family protein — MNLDHHKNSIQENGFTVINNVFSEEEIKKIGEIIQNIDTSKETFRKSDDLFAIRQFLKEIPQVRELVFNENIKNIITEIFGEKYFVVKSIYFDKPEKSNWYVAYHQDLTISVDKKTDLPGFGPWTTKQNQFAVQPPIDILENIFTIRIHLDDTDEYNGALKVIPTSHAKGIYRPETIDWSVETETICRVHKGGIMLMKPLLLHGSNRTTNGKKRRVIHIEFSDRQLPEELKWSENMN; from the coding sequence ATGAATTTAGACCATCATAAAAACTCAATACAGGAAAATGGCTTTACTGTAATTAACAACGTTTTTTCGGAAGAAGAAATTAAAAAGATCGGAGAAATCATTCAAAATATAGATACCTCGAAAGAGACATTCAGAAAATCAGATGATCTTTTCGCGATCAGGCAATTTTTAAAAGAAATTCCTCAAGTCAGGGAGCTGGTTTTCAATGAAAATATAAAGAACATCATCACAGAAATTTTCGGAGAAAAATATTTTGTGGTGAAAAGCATTTACTTTGATAAGCCTGAAAAATCAAATTGGTATGTGGCATATCATCAGGATCTTACGATTTCTGTTGACAAAAAAACAGATCTTCCGGGATTTGGTCCGTGGACTACGAAGCAGAATCAGTTTGCCGTTCAGCCGCCGATTGACATTCTGGAAAATATTTTTACTATTAGGATTCACCTGGATGATACCGATGAATACAACGGTGCGTTAAAAGTAATTCCAACATCACACGCGAAAGGAATTTACCGCCCCGAAACCATCGACTGGTCCGTAGAAACAGAAACCATCTGCAGGGTGCATAAAGGCGGAATAATGCTCATGAAGCCTTTACTTCTTCATGGATCAAACCGTACTACAAACGGAAAAAAAAGAAGGGTGATTCATATCGAATTTTCAGACAGACAATTACCGGAAGAGCTGAAGTGGTCGGAAAATATGAATTAA